From Pedobacter aquae:
GGGCTGGTAAGCTAATACATCCTGTTTACAGAAACTAATGTTTTTAAGAACAGCTCTTAAATTCATAAGTACTTCTAGGAAGCCCATAAAAGCCATATCTGCATAGTGCTTTACCAAAGTTCCACCTTGTGCCTGCATTAAATCGCCACCAAAAAACCTAAACTCTGCCTCAGCGTCTAAATTTTTAAGCGCTTTCATGAGGTTTGCACCATGTAAATCTCCGGAAGCTTCGCCAGCTACAATGTAATATCTCATGAATAATATTTAAAGATTGTATTTGTAAAAAAAGAAAATGATAGCGCAAATGAAAGATGCAGAAATAATACCTCTTACTGTTTGCTCGTATTCGTCTTTATATACAAACTTTATAAGAACCAGATTTAAAGCTACACAACCTACGTATAACAAATCGTCTTTTGCTAATACAATTAAGTTTCTTTTCAAAACTTGCACCAGCAAAAAGGCTATACCAGGTACTACAAGACCCAGTGCTAAGCCTAACCAAACATTATCTTTCTTAAACATTAAAATCCCATGTATTTAAGGTAGAAATTGCATGATGAGCTGTCATATCAAACTGAACGGGTACAACAGAAACAAAACCATTGTTTAAAGCCCAAACATCAGAGTCTTCACCGTGGTCATGAGATTGGAAAACACCTGTTAACCAATAATAACTTCTTTTATAAGGGTCTTGTCTTTCATCAAAATCCTCTGCCCATTTAGCATTTGCTTGTCGGCATATTTTTATACCCTTCAATTGCTGCCCAGCCGGGAAATTAACATTTAATAAAACACCTGGCTGTAAGCCATTTTTAAGTACTTGTAAGCAAATCTCTTTGATGTATTTTTTACAATGTTCAAAATTGGCATCCCATGTGTAATCATCTAAAGAGAAACCAATTGAAGGAATACTTTCTATAGCGCCTTCAACAGCTGCAGACATGGTACCAGAATATAAAACATTAATAGAATTATTAAGACCATGGTTAATTCCTGAAACACAGATATCGGGCTTTTTACCTTTAAAAATTTTGGTTACCGCTAGTTTTACACAGTCTACAGGTGTACCAGAACATTTATACATCTCTACCCCTTCGTATAAACTAACCTTATCCATTCTTAAAGGTTTACCAATAGTGATGGCATGGCCCATACCCGATTGCGGACTATCAGGAGCAACTACGGTTACCTCTCCTAACTCTTTCATCACTTCAATTAAAGCCTTAATTCCTGGAGCTGTTATACCATCATCATTAACTACCAGTATTTTATATTTTTTAGTACTCATCTGTATTATTCTCTTTATTAATTAACCTTGAAAACGCATGCCTAAAAACACACCAAGTATCACAAAGTTAAGAAAGCTAAGGGTAAAACTAAGAAAGATTGTAAGTCGGCAAAAAAACAAGAACATAACCGTTATCTTATTAAGTGCCTTAGTAGGTTTAATAGTTGGTTTAGCGGCTATTTTAATTAAACAGATAATTTATGCGGTAGAAAATTATGCGGTAAGTTTCTTTCCGGGTTATTTATTTTTTGTTTTGCCCATGATAGGCTTATTGCTGGTAACTTTTTTAAACGGCAATATTTTCAAGAAATTGGTAGCTTTTAAAGGGATGCAGCATGTTATACAAGCTATAGAAAACCATCAATCTTTTATCAATATCAGGCTAATATATGCCAAGTTTGTTACAGCAGGTATTACCATTGGTTTTGGAGGAAGCTCTGGCATGGAGGCCGCAATTGTTACTTCTGGGGCATCTATTGGCTCTAATTTAGGGAAATCATTAGGCTTAAATTATCAACTTAGAACTTTATTAATAGGATGCGGAACGGCATCTGGTATTTCTGCCATGTATAATGCCCCTATTGGCGGGTTTTTATTTGCCTTAGAAGTGATATTACCTGAATTCACCCCTGCTTTACTCATTCCTTTACTGATAGCATCGGCCACAGGAAAAATTTTATTTGAGATGATTATGGGGGAAAACCTCCGTTTTGACGCTCATGTGGAGGCCTTTTCTTATGAAAGCTTACCCTATGTAGTTTTAATAGGTTTTGTTGGTGCTTTTACAGCGATGTATATGATTAAAACTTATGGTTTCTGTTATAAAATACTCTCTAGGTTAAATAATCCTTATTTAATGGCTTTAATAGGTGGTGGACTTTTAGGTTGTTTGATTTATATTTTCCCTGCTTTGTATGGCGAGGGCTATGTAAGCATCAATCGTTTACTACACGGACAAGAAACTGAGGTTTGGAAAAATTCCATCTTCCAAAATTTAAATATTCCTTTTCAGGGATTATTGATTTTATTGGTATTGCTATTACTACGGCCGCTTAGCACTGGCCTGAGTTTGAGCGCAGGTGGCGAAGGAGGTTATTTTGCACCATCTCTAGTGGCAGGCGGTATAAGTGGATATTTACTTTATAAGGTAATCATCGCGGTAAGCGGACCTCATCTAGATTTAGAAGGCAATACTTTTATATTTTTAGGGATGGCTGCCACTTTTGCATGTGTTATGCGGGCACCCGTAACGGCTATTTTCCTCATTGCTGATACCACCCAAAGCTATGCGATAATAGTCCCTTTAATGATAGCAACAACTATAGCTTACACTTTTAAGAATTATATTGATGCACACCATCCGCTTACAAAAGATAGCCATGGACCATTGCAAATGGAGAAATTTATCCTTAACCAGATTAATTTGCGTGATATTATAGACCCTGTGGATACTTTTGTGTACACCAACTATACACTACGTAAAATAATTGAACACTTTTCTAATCATGACCATGCGATTATACCAGTTTTAAACAGCCAAAATGAGGTTGTTGGAATTATTGAACTAAAAAAAGTACGAGAATTAATGAAAAATTTTGAGCAATACGATAGTATTGTTGCTGAACAATTATTAGAAAAAGATTTTCTCCAAATAGAATACGCACAACTTAGAAATGAATTGATTAGCGCACCAGAATTAATAAAGCGAAACCACGTATTAGTGAAAAGAAAAGAAAATACCATAGGTTATGTCTCTAAATACAAGGTTTTGAATATGTATAACCAGTATTTAAACCACCCAGACCGCTTATTTGTAAAATAAGCATTAAAAAGAAAAAGGAGACATGGGCATGTCTCCTTAATCTTTACTAAACCTAAACCTAAACGTATGAATAATCTTTCGATCAGAGAAGATTACATTTGATATTTATCAAAGTGCATACCAAAATTTTATAATAAGTGTAACAAAAAAGCAGCTTATGATTAGCTTATCCTTAATATTTACAAACTTCTTAACCAATTAATCACTTCGTCTCTGGTTTTACCTGTTTTGTTCTGTATTTTTCCAAGCATTTCATCTTCTTGGCCTTCTTGGTAAGTTAAATCATCATCGGTTAAATCGGCATAAGCCTGTTTTACTTTACCTTTAATTTCATTCCACTTACCTTTTAATTCTAAATTGTCCATGATGTTTTTCTTTTAGGGTGAATAAATATTTATATCATTCACCCAAGCATCATGCCACTAGAAGCTAAGATAATCTGCCGTTTTTAATCTCATCTACTACCGCTGGGTCTAATAAAGTTGAGGTATCTCCTAAGCTATTTACCTCTCCCTCAGCAATTTTTCTTAAAATTCTTCTCATGATTTTCCCAGATCTAGTTTTAGGTAAACCACTTACAAATTGTATTTTATCTGGCTTAGCAATAGCACCAATAATACGACTAACCGTCATAGAGATATCTTTTCTGGTTAGTTCATCGTCATCTGTTTCTCTAGAAAGTATTACATAAGCGTAAATACCTTGTCCTTTAATATCATGCGGATAACCTACCACGGCAGACTCTACCACATCAGAGAACATATTGATAGCGTTTTCTACTTCTGCGGTTCCAATTCTATGTCCAGATACATTAATAACATCATCTACCCTGCCGGTAATGCGGTAATAACCATCTTCATCTCGCATACAACCATCGCCAGTAAAGTATAAATTCTCATACGTAGCAAAGTAGTTTACACGGCAACGCTCGTGGTCTCCGTAGGTTGTTCTTAGCATTCCCGGCCACGGAAATTTGATACATAAATTACCAGAAACGCCATTTCCTATAATTTCTTCGCCCTTTTCATCAACTAAAATAGGTTGTATGCCCGGTAATGGTAAAGTGGCAAAGCAAGGTTTTACGGGTGTAACATTGGCTAAAGGAGATATTAAAATACCACCAGTTTCTGTTTGCCACCATGTATCCACAATAGGACAATTCTTTTTACCAATATGCTCATGATACCAATTCCATGCTTCTTCATTGATAGGCTCTCCCACAGAACCTAAAACTCTTAAAGAGCTTAAATCTTTATCTTTCACGAAATCTAAACCAAACTGCATTAAAGAGCGGATTGCCGTAGGCGCTGTGTATAAGATATTTACTTTATATTCTGCAACAATATCCCAAAATCTACCAGCATCTGGCCAAGTTGGCACTCCTTCAAACAATAAACTTGTGGCACCCATAGCTAATGGTCCATAAACGATATAGGTGTGTCCAGTAATCCATCCAATATCTGCTGTACAGAAATAAACTTCTTCTGGCTGGTACTGAAAAACGTTTTGGAAACTGTAACCAGCATAAACCATGTAGCCTCCGCAAGTATGCACTACGCCTTTAGGTTTCCCGGTTGAACCGGATGTGTACAAAATAAACAAGGGGTCTTCTGCATCCATTTCTTCTGCAGGGCAATTTAGCATTCCCAAAGTTTCCACTTTTTTAATTTCATCTTCCCACCAAACATCACGACCTTTTATCATGGATATTGGTGTTCTGCTACGGGTAAGCACAATAACTCTTTTAACAGATGGGCATTGCACCAAAGCATCATCCATCACATTTTTTAAGGGCACTTCTTTGGTACCACGGTAAGAACCATCGGCAGTAATAACCATGCTACAATTAGCATCTTGTATTCTATCTGCAATAGATTGGGCAGAAAAACCACCAAATACTACCGAGTGTATAGCCCCAATTCTGGCACAAGCTAATACCGCAACTGCCAATTCTGGCACCATAGGCATGTAAATACAAATTCTATCGCCTTTTTTAGCACCGTTGTTTTTTAAAACATTGGCAAACAAACATACTTTTTGGTGTAATTGCTTGTAGGTAAAAGCTCGGTGATGCTCCTCGGGGTCGTTTGGTTCCCAAATTAGAGCAGGCTGGTCGCCTTTATCTGCTAAATGCCTATCTAAGCAGTTTTCTGTAATGTTTAATTTTCCTCCAACAAACCAATTGATATCAGGCTCTTTAAAGTTCCAGTCTAACACTTTGTTCCACTTCTTTTTCCAAACGAAGCTGCTTGCAACAGTATCCCAAAATTGCTCTGGCTGCTCAACACTGTGTTGATAAACTTTCTGATAATCTTCAAACGACTTGATGCTTAAATCCATTTTTCTCTTTATTTTATTGTTTTATAATCTTCCTTATTTAATGCTGTTATTTTCTCTATCAAACGGCGGGTAGAGAAAGGTTTTATGATAAACAAATCTGCTCCTTTACTATACGCCAATTTAATATCCTCATCTTTACTTTTTGCCGAAATAAAAATCACTTTTATATGTTTGTAAACTTCGCTTTGCTTCACAAAATCACAAACTTCGTAACCGTTAACATCGGGCATCATAATATCCAGTAATATTAATTCTGGTTCATGCTGTTTTATCTTCACTATAGCTTCTGTACCGCTTAAAGCAATAAAAACTTCGTAGCCTACTTTTCTTAATAAAAACTCTACAGACATCACTATGGCTGGGTCATCATCAACAATTAAAACTTTTCTAGCTATACTCATCATTTAATCTCTATAGGTAATGTAAAATAAAAACAAGTACCAGATGTTGCGGCATCAGTTACACCAATTTCGCCTTGATGTAACTCCACAATTTTCTTGCAAATTGCTAAGCCCAAACCACTTCCTTCTGCCTTTTTGGTTTGATTTTCTGTTTGATAGAACTTGTTAAAAACGTAATTTTTATCCTTGTCAGGGATGCCTTCACCATTATCTGTGATGTTTATTTTTATAAAGCCTTCATCCTCTAAAACCATCACTTTTATCTCTCCATCCTTTGTACTACAATACTTAATAGCATTAGAAACCAGGTTGTTAACCACCCTGGATAGTAAATCCTGATCTCCATAAACTAAAGGAAGATGCTCTGGAAAAGATATAGATAAGGTGATATTTTTATCTTTAATTAGCTGAGATAAAGCATGCAAGACATCTTCTACTAATTTTTTAATAGCTATTTCCTGATGCTTTATATTTTGCTTACCAGATTCTAATTTCTCTAAATCTAAAACCTGAGTAATTAACCTACTTAAGCGCTCAATTTCCTTAATCATGGTGGCTAAAAACTGTTGTCTTTGTAAGGTATCTAACTCCGGGTTATCGAATAAAATCTCAGAGAAGGCTCTTATAGAAGTAAGCGGTGTGCGTAGCTCATGCGTAATGCTGTACAGGAAATCATCTTTAATAATTTCTGCTTCTTTCATTTGCATATTGGCCAGTTCTAAGGCATCAGAAGCTTTTTTAGTTGTTCTGATTTTTGTTGTAGTTCTTTGTTTAAGCTGATAAATTGCTGAGATTCTTTCAGGATTTCTACAACTTCATTCAAGCTTATTTCTTCTTCTTTAACAATAGACTCTATTAATATTCTTGATGATGCAGAACCAATAACACCCGATAAAATTTTCTCTGCATAAGTAATCAAGCGTTGGTCGGCATTGGTGTCTTCTTGCAATAAATTAAGTTGATACCTCCTAGAAAAATGCGTTAAGAGTTGCTTGGTTTTCTCTTGCCCTAAGAATTGCTCCATCAAGCTTTTAATTTCTTTTATTTTGATTTGCCCTGTTCTGTTTAACGATGTTTCATAAGCAGCTTTATATTTTGATACGTTGATAAAAAGCTCGGCCTGTATTTCTTCCTGATTGCTTGATTTAGTATATAAAGAGCCTAAAATGTAAAGTAAAATATTGATAAACATGCTCCAAAAAAAGGCATGAGTTAATGGCGTAAAAGCTGCCAAACCAAATAATTGGTTGGGTTTTAACAGGTAAACACCAAACAAACCGTCGCTTAATATCTCTTTAGGTAATAAACCCGCACCAATAATGGCCGGGATAATTAATGTAAAAAACCATATGGTAAAACCGCTGATGATACCCATTAAAGCGCCATTTTTATTGGCCCTAGACCAAAACATCCCACCAATAACAGCAGGTGCAAATTGTGCTACAGCGGCAAAAGAAATTAAACCTGTTGAAACTAGCGAGTAACTTTCTGCTATCTCAGCAAAATAAGCGTAAGCTAAAAGCAGGATTAGGATGATTGATAACCTTCTGATGTTTTTGATAGAACGCTCTACTTTATGGATGAAAATCTTTTTAAAAGGAGCTACTTTAAGAATGAGTGGTATCAACAAATTATTGCTCAGCATGGTACTTAAAGCAATAGTTTCCACAATAATCATCCCTGTTGCTGCAGAAAAACCTCCCAAATAAACCAATAAAGTAACCCCTTGATGATGGTGTACAAATGGCAGAGAGAGTATACTAAAATCAGCCTCAAAGCTTGATGATGTAGGTAGTAACTGCCCTGCTAAAGCTATGGGTAATACAAATAAATTAATGATTAAGAGATACAGAGGAAATAACCAAATAGCTTTATAAAGGTGTTTTTCATCAACATTCTCTACCACCGAAACCTGAAACTGCCTTGGTAATAACAATACCGCAAACATAGATAGGATGCACATTACCAACCAATCGGTATAATTGTAAGAAGCGTCAAAAGTAAAACTCTTTTGTAGTGCGGGTATGGCGGCTGCTCTGCTAAAAATATCATCAAACCCATTAAAAAGAAAGAAAATAACAAAAATTCCACCTACTAAAAAAGCTACTAATTTCACTATCGACTCAAATGCTACGGCGGTAACCATCCCTTCATGTCTTTCTGTTGAATCTACTTTACGTGTACCAAAAATGATGATGAAAACAGCTAGTAAAACAGTTATCCAAAAGGGAATATTACTTAATAAAGAGATGCTTGAATTTGAATTGGTATGCTGAGGATGATTAACTAAAAAAGCAAAGGTTATAGCAATGGCCTTTATTTGTAAGGAAATGTAGGGAATTACGCCTAACACGCAAACAATAGTTGCTAAAGTACCTAAAGAGGTGTTTTTACCATAACGGGCAGAAATAAAATCAGCAATGGAGGTTATTCTTTGCGCCTTGCAGATTCTTATCATCTTCCTGAGAATCAAGAACCAAAGCGGTGCTGCAATGGTAGGCCCTATGTAAATAGCTAAGAAATCAGGACCAAAATCTGCCGCCCTGCCAATGCTGCCATAGAAAGTCCATGCGGTACAATAAACCGCCATAGAAAGTGCATAAACGTAAGGCTTCAGCGTAGTGCTTTTTTGGTTTGATTTTTTCTCGGCCCAATAAGCCACACCAAACAGTAAAAGCAGGTAACCAAAAGAAAATATGACAACCAATAAAGTATTCATATCTATTCTCGACTATCCTTTCTTACCACATAAAACAATACTGCGATGATGAAAATCCAAGCAACAAATAGGTATAAATACAAGGTAGGGATACCCCAAATTAAAGAAGAGCGATTAAAAATAGAAAGTACAGGATATAGCAACAGCACACAAAATATAGCGCTAAAGAAAACTAACTTTTCATTCATTAATCGCTCTCTCATTTCTACTAATCTTCCTGATTATATTCGCCCTGCATAGCGTATAAGCCAAAAACAAACATGCCTCCTACTATAATGGGGGCTAAAATAAAGCAGTAAATAATGGCTGGCACTAAATCCTCAGTACTGCCAGTAGCAAATTTTGGAAGAGCTTGACTAACCAGCAAATAATAACCAGCTGCAATACCCAGAAGAATCCATACTATTCCTAATATTCTTTTTATAAAATTCATGTCTTTTAAAATTAATCGTTCATAGCTTTTTGTTTACCAATGTAGAGTACACCTATAATAAAGCATACACCAGCAATAATGATTGGATACCATAAACCTTCCAGATAAGGCTTATCAAAAGGTAATACCTGCCCAGCAGCTGCGGCGGCCTCGTTAGCTGTAGTAGCTTGCGATGCTAAATAGGTAGCAATAGCAGGTAATAATCCACCAAAAACACCATTTCCAATGTGGTAAGGTAAAGACATAGAAGTATACCTGATATTGGTTGGGAACATCTCTACTAAAAATGCTGCAATTGGGCCATAAACCATGGCTACATAAATAACCTGAATCAATACTAAAGCAACAAGAATATAAAAGCTTTCATTACCGACATTTACTATTTTTGTAATTTTAGCTTTACTCGCTTGCGCTGATGATGAAATAACTTGTTCTGATATCTCGGTATAAATAGTTCCATCAGTATAAGATTTGGTTGTGGTTACAGTTTTGATAGAATCTGAAGTACCTTCTTTAAGTGAAACTGCAAGATCTGTTTGCACTTTATCCTGAAGTTCTACTTTATTAGTTACATCTGCTGTCTGATAAATTTTATCATAGATTGGTCTGTAAGTTAAAATCGCGACAAGCATACCCACCATCATGATACCTTTTCTGCCTATTTTATCAGATAACCAACCGAAAAACACGAAAAAACCCGTTCCTAACATCAAAGCCAAAGCAATGATATAATTGGTTTGATCAAATTCTATATGGCAAACAGTTTGTAAGAACGATAAGGCATAAAACTGCCCGGTATACCATACCACGCCCTGACCCATAGTTGCACCAAATAAGGCTAGCAAAACAAATTTGAAGTTTAACTTTTTCCCGAATGATTCTTTTAAAGGATTAGCAACGGTTTTACCCTCGGCTTTAGCTTTCTTAAACAACGGAGATTCATCCATATTTCTTCTGATGAAGTAAGAAACGGCTACCATTACAATAGAAATTAAGAAAGGTACACGCCATCCCCAGTCTTCAAAAGAAGCTTTATCCATAGAATTTCTGGTTATCAGAATCACAAAAAGCGAAATAAATAAACCTACCGTGGCTGTAGTTTGTATCCATGCTGTTCTTAAACCTCTTTTATTAGGTTCAGAATGCTCTGCTACATAGGTTGCAGCACCACCGTATTCACCTCCTAAAGCTAATCCTTGTAATAGTCTTAAAATCAAAACTAAAACCGGTGCTATAAAACCAATAGTATCATAACTTGGAATTAAGCCTATAGCAAAAGTTGAGAAGCCCATCAACAATAAGGTTACCATAAAGGTGTATTTCCTTCCTATAATATCGCCTAATCTACCAAAGAACAATGCGCCAAAAGGCCTTACCACAAAACCTGCTGCAAAGGTGGCTAAAGTTGATAAAAACGCTGCTGTGGGATTGTCTTGCGGGAAAAATTTAGTTGCAATAATAACGGCTAAGCTTCCGAAGATATAGAAGTCATACCATTCAATGAGGGTGCCTGCACTGGAGACACCAATTACTTTCCAAAGGTTTTTTTTATCCACCTTTTGTTGCGGAACACTTTCTAACATAATTAAAATTCTAGGTTGTTTGGTTTATAAAAGTTTTATAAAGCTTGTTATAAAGTCGCTTAAAAACAAACTACAATCTTAAAAATGCTAACTATATATATAAGCTTATTTAAACCTATCCCACTTGATGAGCATATATTTGTCTCCTAATTCTGTAACAATCATTCCTGCTCCTTTTAAATTCTCTTCCTGAGCATAAAAATCTATCAATTCTTGATGTTTAAGTATTTTATATGAAGGTTTATAGACCGTTTTAACCGGTCTTATTAACTGAAACTTTTTAACCCATTTAATTACGGAAACATGGCTTACACCCAACAAACGTTCTATTTCTCGGTAAGAAACTCCCTCAACGTATAACTGCAAAGCTTTGATAATGTAAGAATTATCTACTTGTTTACCTAACTTATCAACCGTGAAATAATATTGGCAATCTTTGCACTTAAAGCGTTGTTTATGATTGATAACTCCACTTTTAACCACCTGATGAGATTGGCATTTTGGACAAGTCTTTTTTATTTCTTTTGTTGGCTCCATAAACTATAGCAAATTAGCAATAAAATTTTAATAAGAAAAATGAAGCCTATTTACAAAGGCATTTGCTTACAAGATTTTAGCGATTAAAAGAGGGGAAGAAATAAATTCTAAAAATAATTGAGTTTACTATTGCCTAATACATTTTATTTATTGATATTTGCACACTCTTTGTAAAACTGAGTTTTAATAGAAAACACGATATAGTCATGTCAAGAATTTGTGATTTAACAGGAAAAGCATCATTAGTAGGTAACCACGTATCTCACTCGAACGTGAAAACCAAACGTAAGTTTCATCCTAACCTTCAATTAAAGAGATTTTATATCCCTGAAGAAGACCGTTGGATAACTTTAAAAGTTTCCACATCAGCAATAAAAACTATCAATAAAATCGGTATTACCGAGGCTATTAACAGATTCATTAATAAAGGATCTATTTAAATTTAAGACTTTTAAAACCGAAATAGAATGGCTAAGAAAGGCAACAGAGTTCAAGTAATTTTAGAATGTACTGAACATAAAGAAAGCGGAATGGCGGGTACTTCAAGGTATATCACTACTAAGAACCGTAAAAACACTCCAGAGAGATTAGAGATAAAGAAATTTAACCCTGTTTTAAGGAAAGTTACTTTACACAAAGAAATTAAGTAAGAAATAGCTACCTGTTAGCATAAAATAATATTTAACATGGCAAAGAAAGTAGTTGCAACCCTAAAAACCGGAACCGGTAAAGAGTATTCAAAGGTTATTACTATGGTTAAGTCTCCTAAAACAGGCGCTTATACCTTTAAAGAAGTTATTGCACACAATGATCACATTAAAGATGCTATCGTTGCTGCAAAAGAAGGCACTAACGCTTAATTTAAAACTTCTATGATATTGAAGCCGTTCTAATAACCATTAGAATGGCTTTTTTTATTTAATTTTATACCCTATGGGATTATTTGATTTCTTTAAGAAAAAAGAAAAAACTGTTGAAGAAAAAGAAGCACTGGATAAAGGGCTTGAAAAAACTAAAGACACGTTTTTTTCTAAAATAAGTAAAGCTGTTGTTGGAAAATCTACAGTTGATGATGATGTTTTAGACGAATTAGAGGAAATATTAGTAACCTCTGATGTAGGTGTTAGCACTACACTGAAAATTATAGAAAGAATACAAGCAAGAGTTGCTAAAGATAAATACTTAAATACCAGTGAGCTCAACAACATCCTAAAAGAAGAAATACAAGGATTATTAGAAGAAAACAACTCAAGTGATTTTGAAAATTTAGCATCTTACAGTAACCAAAAGCCTTATGTAATTATGGTTGTTGGTGTAAATGGTGTTGGAAAAACCACTACTATTGGTAAAATGGCTTATCAATTAAGAGAAGCCGGACAGAAAGTTGTTTTAGGTGCTGCCGATACATTTAGAGCTGCAGCTGTAGATCAAATTAAACTTTGGGGAGAGCGTGTTAACGTAAGAGTAGTATCGCAAGGCATGAATGCCGACCCTGCCTCAGTTGCGTTTGACACCTTACAATCTGCTGTTGCTAACCAAGAAGATATAGCTATTATTGATACAGCCGGAAGGTTACATAATAAAGTAGGCTTAATGAACGAGCTTTCTAAGATTAAAAATGTTATG
This genomic window contains:
- a CDS encoding MFS transporter, producing MLESVPQQKVDKKNLWKVIGVSSAGTLIEWYDFYIFGSLAVIIATKFFPQDNPTAAFLSTLATFAAGFVVRPFGALFFGRLGDIIGRKYTFMVTLLLMGFSTFAIGLIPSYDTIGFIAPVLVLILRLLQGLALGGEYGGAATYVAEHSEPNKRGLRTAWIQTTATVGLFISLFVILITRNSMDKASFEDWGWRVPFLISIVMVAVSYFIRRNMDESPLFKKAKAEGKTVANPLKESFGKKLNFKFVLLALFGATMGQGVVWYTGQFYALSFLQTVCHIEFDQTNYIIALALMLGTGFFVFFGWLSDKIGRKGIMMVGMLVAILTYRPIYDKIYQTADVTNKVELQDKVQTDLAVSLKEGTSDSIKTVTTTKSYTDGTIYTEISEQVISSSAQASKAKITKIVNVGNESFYILVALVLIQVIYVAMVYGPIAAFLVEMFPTNIRYTSMSLPYHIGNGVFGGLLPAIATYLASQATTANEAAAAAGQVLPFDKPYLEGLWYPIIIAGVCFIIGVLYIGKQKAMND
- the ftsY gene encoding signal recognition particle-docking protein FtsY; its protein translation is MGLFDFFKKKEKTVEEKEALDKGLEKTKDTFFSKISKAVVGKSTVDDDVLDELEEILVTSDVGVSTTLKIIERIQARVAKDKYLNTSELNNILKEEIQGLLEENNSSDFENLASYSNQKPYVIMVVGVNGVGKTTTIGKMAYQLREAGQKVVLGAADTFRAAAVDQIKLWGERVNVRVVSQGMNADPASVAFDTLQSAVANQEDIAIIDTAGRLHNKVGLMNELSKIKNVMNKVVPGAPHEILLVLDASTGQNAIEQCKQFTQATDVNALALTKLDGTAKGGVVIGISDQFKIPVKYIGVGEKMTDLQLFNKKEFVDSLFST
- a CDS encoding IS1 family transposase, with protein sequence MEPTKEIKKTCPKCQSHQVVKSGVINHKQRFKCKDCQYYFTVDKLGKQVDNSYIIKALQLYVEGVSYREIERLLGVSHVSVIKWVKKFQLIRPVKTVYKPSYKILKHQELIDFYAQEENLKGAGMIVTELGDKYMLIKWDRFK
- the rpmG gene encoding 50S ribosomal protein L33, yielding MAKKGNRVQVILECTEHKESGMAGTSRYITTKNRKNTPERLEIKKFNPVLRKVTLHKEIK
- the rpmB gene encoding 50S ribosomal protein L28, whose protein sequence is MSRICDLTGKASLVGNHVSHSNVKTKRKFHPNLQLKRFYIPEEDRWITLKVSTSAIKTINKIGITEAINRFINKGSI
- a CDS encoding DUF4295 domain-containing protein, with amino-acid sequence MAKKVVATLKTGTGKEYSKVITMVKSPKTGAYTFKEVIAHNDHIKDAIVAAKEGTNA